A region from the Lolium perenne isolate Kyuss_39 chromosome 4, Kyuss_2.0, whole genome shotgun sequence genome encodes:
- the LOC127295577 gene encoding probable enoyl-CoA hydratase 1, peroxisomal: MAAAAPDSGDLILVEPAGPGSQVAVVTINRPDALNALTRSMMISLASAFRRLDADDGVAAVVLAGRGRAFCSGADLQAAEEIFKGDVNDPAADPVKQMERCRKPIVGAIAGFAVTAGFEIALACDIIVAGRSAKFLDTHAKFGIFPSWGLSQKLSRLIGPNRAREVSLACMPITAELGEKWGLVNHIVDDSQVLTKAIEVAEAITRNNRNLVVLYKSVINDGLQLDMEHARVLEKERAVKYYNGMTKEQFANMQKFIRGRSSKAPSKL; this comes from the exons ATGGCCGCCGCAGCGCCGGACTCCGGCGACCTCATCCTGGTCGAGCCGGCGGGGCCGGGGTCCCAGGTAGCCGTGGTCACCATCAACCGCCCCGACGCGCTCAACGCGCTGACGCGGTCCATGATGATCTCCCTGGCCTCCGCGTTCCGGCGGCTGGACGCTGACGACGGCGTGGCCGCCGTGGTGCTCGCGGGGCGAGGACGCGCCTTCTGCTCCGGGGCCGACCTGCAGGCGGCGGAGGAGATCTTCAAGGGCGACGTCAACGACCCCGCAGCAGACCCCGTCAAGCAGATGGAGCGCTGCCGCAAGCCCATCGTCGGCGCCATCGCCGGGTTCGCCGTCACCGCGGGGTTCGAGATCGCACTCGCCTGCGACATCATCGTCGCTGGGCGCTCCGCCAAGTTCCTCGACACACACGCCaa GTTTGGGATATTCCCTTCTTGGGGTCTTTCACAGAAGCTCTCTCGTCTCATTGGGCCAAATAGAGCACGGGAAGTGTCCCTAGCTTGCATGCCTATCACTGCTGAACTGGGGGAGAAGTGGGGACTTGTGAACCACATTGTGGATGATAGTCAGGTACTGACGAAGGCCATAGAGGTTGCTGAGGCCATTACGAGGAACAACCGCAACTTGGTGGTGCTGTACAAATCAGTTATAAATGATGGGCTTCAGCTGGACATGGAACACGCCCGAGTTCTTGAAAAG GAAAGAGCTGTCAAATATTACAATGGCATGACAAAGGAGCAATTCGCAAATATGCAGAAGTTTATACGAGGACGAAGTTCTAAAGCACCATCTAAGCTGTAG